One window of Pseudochaenichthys georgianus chromosome 18, fPseGeo1.2, whole genome shotgun sequence genomic DNA carries:
- the sstr1b gene encoding somatostatin receptor type 1, giving the protein MDFNGSQDYGSYPTGLPFNTSMDYEDYYQEPDASKIIIPSIYALVCCVGLTGNAMVIYVILKYAKMKTATNIYILNLAIADELFMLSVPFLATSAAVRHWPFGSLMCRLVLSVDGINMFTSIFCLTVLSVDRYIAVVHPIKAARYRRPTVAKVVNVCVWGLSLIVILPIIIFADTVPAQDGGVDCNFLWPESAWSEAFVVYTFLLGFLLPVGAICLCYCLMVARMRAVGLKAGWLQRRRSEKKITRMVLLVVAVFVICWMPFYIVQLVSVFHRPPDPMVTQLFVILSYVNSGANPILYGFVSDNFRRSFQRIVCFRWLESGLDAEQVDYCAVALKRQTACNPLDFPKDCMASDMVFRNGTYTSRTTTV; this is encoded by the coding sequence ATGGATTTCAATGGGAGCCAGGACTATGGGTCCTATCCAACAGGGCTGCCCTTTAACACAAGCATGGACTATGAGGACTACTACCAGGAGCCTGATGCCAGTAAAATCATAATTCCATCCATCTATGCTCTTGTCTGCTGCGTCGGTCTTACTGGCAATGCCATGGTCATCTACGTCATTCTGAAATATGCCAAAATGAAAACAGCTACTAACATTTATATCCTCAACTTGGCTATTGCTGACGAGTTGTTCATGTTGAGTGTTCCTTTTCTGGCCACATCGGCTGCTGTCCGCCATTGGCCCTTCGGTTCGCTGATGTGTAGATTGGTGCTGAGCGTAGATGGAATCAATATGTTTACATCAATCTTCTGTCTGACTGTGTTGAGTGTGGACCGTTACATAGCAGTGGTCCACCCTATAAAGGCGGCCCGCTACCGCAGACCCACTGTGGCCAAAgtggtgaatgtgtgtgtatgggggCTGTCACTGATAGTCATCCTGCCCATCATTATCTTCGCAGACACGGTCCCAGCACAGGATGGTGGGGTGGACTGTAACTTCTTGTGGCCTGAATCTGCATGGTCAGAAGCATTTGTGGTCTACACCTTCCTGTTGGGGTTTTTACTGCCGGTCGGGGCCATTTGCCTCTGCTACTGTTTGATGGTGGCCAGGATGCGAGCAGTTGGGCTAAAAGCAGGCTGGCTTCAACGGCGGCGCTCGGAGAAGAAGATCACCCGAATGGTGCTGCTGGTCGTGGCTGTGTTCGTTATCTGCTGGATGCCCTTCTACATCGTCCAATTGGTCAGCGTTTTCCACAGGCCCCCAGACCCCATGGTGACTCAGCTGTTCGTCATCCTCAGCTACGTTAACAGCGGCGCCAATCCTATCCTGTACGGCTTTGTTTCCGACAATTTCCGGCGCTCCTTCCAGCGCATTGTGTGTTTCCGCTGGCTGGAGTCTGGGCTGGATGCGGAACAAGTGGATTACTGTGCTGTGGCTTTGAAGAGACAAACAGCATGTAACCCTCTGGATTTCCCCAAGGACTGTATGGCTTCTGATATGGTGTTTCGCAATGGGACATATACCTCCCGTACAACCACAGTGTAA